One region of Peribacillus simplex genomic DNA includes:
- a CDS encoding ABC transporter ATP-binding protein, translated as MIEVKQISKKYGRKTILDGVSFTANKGEVTCLIGINGVGKTTTLKAIMGLTPYKGEILIDDQKMTHNSYEKITFIPDAPTMLPQMTVKQAMVFMKDFYTSWNSERANQLLGFFKLKEETPISELSKGNTAKLNLMLGLSLDVDYVLMDEPFSGIDMFSREQIADVFASHLIEDRGVIITTHEIGDIEHLIDKVILLDNGKVLKEFNTEEMREDEGKSVVDVMREVYQA; from the coding sequence ATGATAGAAGTAAAACAAATCTCTAAGAAATATGGACGGAAGACAATCTTAGATGGTGTTTCATTTACAGCCAATAAAGGCGAAGTTACTTGTCTGATCGGGATAAATGGTGTCGGTAAAACGACTACACTCAAAGCGATTATGGGATTGACGCCATATAAAGGTGAAATCCTGATCGATGATCAAAAAATGACACATAACAGTTATGAAAAAATCACGTTCATTCCGGACGCACCGACCATGCTTCCGCAAATGACCGTTAAACAGGCTATGGTTTTCATGAAAGATTTCTATACGTCATGGAACTCAGAAAGAGCTAATCAATTATTGGGATTTTTTAAACTGAAAGAAGAGACCCCCATTTCCGAGTTGTCTAAAGGGAACACAGCTAAGCTAAACCTGATGCTGGGGCTGTCCCTTGACGTGGATTATGTACTGATGGACGAACCATTTTCGGGAATTGATATGTTTAGCCGCGAGCAAATTGCCGATGTCTTTGCGAGCCACCTTATTGAAGATAGAGGAGTCATCATCACGACCCATGAAATCGGCGATATTGAACATTTAATCGATAAGGTCATTTTATTGGATAACGGTAAAGTCCTCAAAGAGTTCAATACAGAAGAAATGCGTGAGGATGAAGGGAAATCGGTAGTCGATGTAATGA